In Dryobates pubescens isolate bDryPub1 chromosome 8, bDryPub1.pri, whole genome shotgun sequence, a genomic segment contains:
- the STN1 gene encoding CST complex subunit STN1 — protein sequence MQSESKKHEEETPSLHWGMDPVFSAFARLYIKDILEMKESKQVPGIFFYNGHPVRQVDIVGIVVLTKERDAFYNFGVDDSTGVINCICWKNPMVEETSLSGHSSTPGSLSVLEQMKKLQKMVVQKTKLSLGDVIRVRGLIRTYRQQREVQASCFYKVDDDFCDVQISRMLELPCLYREVYDKPFQGLEEGKSGLEGQNFSVNVLHEKMKGFLLENKIQTFYQQDLETIDTLVSLAGVRPPSPSCQEVKSKSNSSSKVIHSAFKEAINMLQEKGVVFQKPSCSKDLYHVTDHDKELLKVTLDVIKEDCRKPRHAEKGCHFLHVLTCVRQSYNPSLTEAVMHRVVELLENKSDIVSSMEGYYIAF from the exons ATGCAGTCTGAATCCAAGAAGCATGAAGAAGAGACACCTTCTCTACACTGGGGGATGGATCCCGTGTTTTCTGCGTTTGCAAGACTCTATATTAAAGATATACTAGAAATGAAAGAATCTAAACAAGTGCCAG GGATATTCTTTTATAATGGACATCCAGTGAGACAGGTGGATATTGTTGGGATAGTGGTTCTAACGAAAGAGAGAGATGCCTTTTATAATTTTGGAG TGGATGACAGTACTGGAGTTATAAATTGCATCTGCTGGAAAAATCCCATGGTGGAAGAAACATCTTTATCAG GTCACTCAAGCACACCTGGCAGTCTTAGTGTGCTTGAACAGATGAAGAAACTGCAGAAAATGGTTGTTCAAAAAACCAAGCTGAGTCTTGGGGATGTCATCAGGGTCAGAGGTCTCATCCGAACCTACAGACAACAACGAGAAGTTCAGGCTTCATGTTTTT ATAAGGTGGATGATGATTTCTGTGATGTTCAGATTTCAAGAATGCTGGAACTCCCTTGTCTCTATAGAGAAGTTTATGATAAACCTTTCCAAGGcttggaggagggaaaaag TGGCCTGGAGGGGCAGAATTTCTCAGTCAATGTACTGCATGAGAAAATGAAAGGCTTTCTCTTAGAAAACAAAATTCAGACCTTTTACCAACAGGACTTGGAAACAATTGATACTCTGGTGTCACTGGCTGGTGTGCGTCCCCCCAGTcccagctgtcaggag GTCAAATCAAAAAGTAACTCCTCTTCCAAAGTGATTCACAGTGCTTTTAAGGAAGCAATAAACATGCTACAAGAAAAAGGAGTGGTTTTCCAGAAACCTAGTTGCTCCAAGGACTTATATCAT GTGACTGACCATGATAAGGAGCTGCTTAAAGTGACCCTTGATGTGATTAAAGAAGACTGTCGAAAACCCAGGC atgCTGAAAAAGGCTGTCATTTTCTTCATGTCCTGACTTGTGTTCGGCAGAGCTACAACCCCTCTCTCACCGAAGCAGTGATGCATCGTGTCGTGGAACTGCTTGAGAATAAAAGTGACATTGTCAGCAGTATGGAAGGATATTATATTGCCTTTTAA